In Lacibacter sp. H375, one DNA window encodes the following:
- a CDS encoding DUF4394 domain-containing protein: MKKTTQLVGLIVMLCSVLVMSCSKINDGNKNGKGPKLEFFALINSNTLAKYDASKPENAISSVSITGMQSAETMLAIDFRPATGQLYGVGSSSRIYVINTTTGEARAIGTTSFSPALAGDVAAFDFNPTVDRIRLISTGGQNLRLNPETGAVAATDGAINIGGTANANISAAAYIENKAGASTTVLFDIDVNNDILYKQDPPNAGGLVAVGNLGIDLSGTGEFDIAASNNIALAVYNSGSTPSVFTIDLTTGKAENVGMLGGAASVRGIAIPTLTVAYAVQNGTTLLIMNPDEPVVVSKPITGTATGETIVGLDFRPANGQLYALGSQSNLYTINTSSGAAAKVGVQFTTLLTGTDFGFDFNPTVDRIRVVSNSGLNLRLHPVTGLVAAVDLNLTEGSSVGAAAYTNNFAGATTTVLFDIDVTVDKLYKQDPPNNGTLVAIGDLGLNATSIGGFDIGGTSGNAWAVLTVDGKTRIHKINLSNGSASPSPANFEFSGGAITAFTIGLGF; encoded by the coding sequence ATGAAGAAGACAACTCAACTCGTTGGCCTCATTGTAATGTTATGCTCTGTTCTTGTCATGAGCTGTAGCAAGATCAACGATGGCAATAAAAACGGCAAAGGACCTAAACTCGAATTTTTTGCCTTGATCAACAGCAATACACTTGCTAAATACGATGCATCAAAACCGGAGAATGCAATTTCAAGTGTATCGATCACAGGTATGCAATCAGCAGAAACAATGCTTGCCATTGATTTTCGCCCTGCAACCGGACAATTATATGGTGTTGGCAGCAGCAGCCGCATTTATGTAATTAATACAACAACAGGCGAAGCAAGAGCAATTGGAACTACTTCATTTTCTCCTGCTCTGGCTGGCGATGTAGCAGCTTTTGATTTTAATCCAACAGTTGATCGTATTCGTTTGATTTCAACCGGGGGACAAAACCTTCGCCTTAATCCTGAAACAGGAGCTGTTGCGGCAACTGATGGTGCAATCAATATTGGCGGAACAGCAAATGCAAATATTTCTGCTGCTGCTTATATTGAAAACAAAGCCGGTGCTTCTACAACTGTTTTGTTTGATATTGATGTAAATAATGATATTCTATATAAACAAGATCCACCCAATGCAGGTGGATTAGTGGCCGTTGGTAACCTTGGAATTGACTTATCAGGAACAGGGGAATTCGATATTGCTGCTTCAAACAATATTGCACTGGCTGTTTACAATAGCGGAAGCACCCCGTCTGTTTTTACCATTGATCTTACAACCGGTAAAGCAGAAAATGTGGGTATGCTTGGTGGTGCAGCAAGTGTAAGAGGTATTGCTATTCCAACATTAACTGTTGCATACGCAGTACAGAACGGAACAACTTTGCTTATCATGAATCCTGATGAACCCGTTGTAGTGAGTAAACCGATTACGGGAACTGCAACAGGCGAAACAATTGTGGGGTTAGATTTTCGCCCTGCTAACGGTCAGCTTTATGCGCTGGGCAGCCAAAGCAATCTTTATACAATTAATACATCAAGTGGAGCTGCCGCAAAAGTAGGCGTTCAATTTACAACCTTACTTACAGGAACTGATTTTGGGTTTGATTTTAACCCTACAGTTGATCGCATACGTGTTGTGAGTAATAGTGGTTTAAATCTTCGGTTACATCCTGTTACTGGTTTAGTGGCAGCAGTTGATCTTAATTTAACTGAAGGTTCATCAGTAGGTGCTGCTGCATACACAAACAATTTTGCAGGTGCAACAACTACTGTTTTATTTGATATTGATGTAACAGTAGATAAACTATACAAACAAGACCCGCCCAATAATGGTACGCTTGTCGCCATTGGTGATCTTGGCCTTAACGCAACATCAATAGGCGGGTTTGATATTGGAGGCACAAGTGGAAATGCCTGGGCTGTTTTAACTGTAGATGGAAAAACACGTATACACAAGATCAATTTAAGCAACGGATCGGCTTCTCCTTCACCTGCTAACTTCGAATTCAGTGGCGGTGCAATTACTGCATTTACAATCGGTTTAGGATTTTAA
- a CDS encoding TonB-dependent receptor domain-containing protein, which yields MQKFLSLLLLLMLRVTLLPAQVSKVTLSGMVKESNSKTGLSFVNITLKKSSDSSFIAGTITNEEGRFSFTDIKTGEYILQSSYTGFLTKYQPVLIGTLSPFLDLGAIELQRDSKQLQEVIVDARPDEVGNKMDKKSYSVASNISQSGGSVLQALKNLPGVTTNQDGKVELRGSDKVVVLIDGKQTALTGFGSQTGLDNLPASAIERIEIINNPSAKYDANGNAGIINIIYKKNKQEGFNGKLALTTGLGALWQKKENLPTVRPQYQATPKINPSLSLNYRKNKVNTFLQADWLYTETLNKNEFTTRAYENGSIIHQQLKRNRNTHFLTTKAGVDWNINSTNMLTVSGLFGIEKIIDRGDQPFFNGDYSKRERMWQFLEDELKTTAVASAAYQHKFKQAGHLLNISFNYTFHREDEKYNFVNIMPSYTGLDSFKLLSDEHVADLMLDYVKPLKHGRIEGGIKFRYRDIPTNMHFKPGVNSPLDINAGGAATYTEIIPALYSNYVFETKKLEAEVGLRVEYVDLQYKVNPNHNTYKSDGYDYTQPFPNVRLAWKLNEQNKLSLFYNRRVDRPNEVDIRIFPKYDDAEIIKVGNPAVKPQFTNTYELGYKTNLKKGYFYAALYHRSTNGTILRIATQAPPSTLIYTVFQNAGRSSNTGTEVILQQDFSTVFSLNTNATVYRNIIEAFTVQNKYPVASTYSAERQTYTSGNIKLNGLFHFVKQTDLQLTAIYQAPDIFPQGKIGTRFSVDVGVKKIIQKGKGELLLNVSDLFNTLQIERETYGNGFTFKSIDYYETQVFRIGYSYKF from the coding sequence ATGCAAAAATTTCTTTCCCTGCTTTTATTGCTCATGCTCCGTGTTACTCTTTTACCTGCACAGGTAAGCAAGGTAACCTTATCGGGCATGGTGAAAGAAAGTAACAGTAAAACAGGGTTGTCGTTTGTAAATATTACATTGAAGAAAAGCAGCGACAGCAGTTTTATTGCAGGCACTATTACCAATGAAGAAGGCCGTTTCAGTTTTACAGATATTAAAACAGGCGAATACATTTTACAAAGTTCTTATACCGGTTTTCTCACGAAGTATCAACCGGTGTTGATCGGTACACTCAGCCCATTCCTTGATCTTGGTGCTATTGAATTACAACGAGACAGCAAACAACTACAGGAGGTGATTGTAGATGCCAGGCCCGATGAAGTTGGGAACAAGATGGATAAGAAAAGTTATTCTGTTGCTTCAAACATCAGCCAAAGTGGAGGTTCAGTATTACAGGCATTGAAAAATTTACCAGGCGTTACAACCAACCAGGATGGAAAAGTTGAATTGCGTGGAAGTGATAAAGTAGTGGTGTTGATAGATGGTAAGCAAACTGCATTAACCGGCTTCGGGAGTCAAACCGGTTTGGATAATCTTCCTGCTTCCGCTATTGAACGCATTGAGATCATCAATAACCCATCTGCTAAGTATGATGCGAATGGTAATGCAGGCATCATCAATATCATCTATAAGAAAAATAAGCAGGAAGGCTTTAATGGAAAGCTTGCTCTTACAACCGGCTTAGGTGCTTTGTGGCAAAAGAAAGAAAATCTTCCAACGGTACGTCCGCAATACCAGGCAACACCCAAGATCAATCCATCGCTTTCATTGAACTATCGTAAAAATAAAGTGAATACTTTTTTACAGGCTGATTGGTTGTATACTGAAACACTGAATAAAAATGAATTTACTACACGTGCGTATGAAAACGGCAGCATTATTCATCAACAACTTAAACGAAACAGGAACACCCATTTTTTAACAACAAAGGCAGGTGTGGATTGGAATATCAACAGCACCAATATGCTTACTGTGTCGGGATTGTTTGGAATTGAAAAAATTATTGATCGTGGTGATCAGCCTTTTTTTAACGGCGATTATTCCAAACGTGAGCGTATGTGGCAATTTCTGGAAGATGAGTTGAAAACAACTGCTGTTGCGTCAGCAGCATATCAACATAAATTTAAACAGGCAGGTCATTTGCTGAACATCAGTTTTAATTATACGTTTCACCGGGAGGATGAGAAGTATAATTTTGTAAACATCATGCCTTCTTACACAGGTCTTGATTCATTTAAATTGCTTTCGGATGAACATGTTGCTGATTTGATGCTCGATTACGTAAAACCGTTGAAGCACGGTCGTATTGAAGGAGGCATTAAATTCCGCTATCGTGATATTCCCACCAACATGCACTTTAAACCCGGGGTTAATTCTCCGCTTGATATAAATGCCGGTGGTGCTGCAACCTATACTGAAATAATTCCGGCGCTGTACAGCAACTATGTTTTTGAAACAAAAAAACTGGAAGCAGAAGTTGGTTTGCGTGTTGAGTATGTAGATCTGCAATACAAAGTAAATCCTAATCACAATACGTATAAAAGTGATGGCTATGATTACACACAGCCTTTTCCGAATGTACGACTGGCGTGGAAACTTAATGAGCAGAATAAACTATCGCTTTTTTATAACAGGCGTGTTGACAGGCCAAATGAAGTAGATATTCGCATTTTTCCAAAATATGATGATGCGGAAATTATTAAAGTTGGTAACCCTGCTGTTAAACCACAGTTTACCAATACCTACGAACTGGGCTATAAAACCAATCTGAAGAAAGGTTATTTCTATGCCGCACTGTATCACCGCAGTACCAATGGAACCATTCTGCGTATTGCAACACAGGCGCCGCCGTCTACATTGATCTATACCGTTTTTCAAAATGCAGGACGCAGCAGCAACACAGGTACTGAAGTTATTCTGCAACAGGATTTTTCTACTGTCTTTTCGTTGAATACAAATGCAACTGTGTACCGTAATATAATTGAAGCGTTTACCGTGCAGAATAAATATCCTGTTGCTTCAACCTATTCAGCCGAAAGGCAAACATATACCTCGGGTAATATAAAACTGAACGGGCTTTTTCATTTTGTAAAGCAAACTGATCTGCAGCTTACGGCTATTTACCAGGCTCCTGATATTTTCCCGCAGGGAAAGATCGGCACACGTTTTTCCGTTGATGTGGGTGTGAAAAAAATTATCCAGAAAGGAAAAGGCGAACTGCTGCTGAATGTTAGTGACCTTTTCAATACCCTTCAGATTGAACGGGAAACTTATGGCAACGGCTTTACCTTTAAAAGTATTGATTATTACGAAACGCAGGTGTTTCGTATTGGTTACAGTTACAAGTTTTAA
- a CDS encoding PQQ-dependent sugar dehydrogenase, translating into MKRILLSFLTLVLFHQLSAQCVGMGSINYQQWNNVTGGNIINLTSIIGYPNNPSVTDIRSSFENTANVGNNLGVRMYGYLCVPTTGTYTFWIAADNAGELWLSSTALPLNKTRIAYTSKACKYRQWNASTSQKSVGILLVAGVKYYVEALMKETTGSDNLSVGWSKPGQSTSAPSEIIPGSNLSTDLLFDSEPPSAPAGLAADFITTSSFVLKWNASTDNVGVTGYDIYRNGVKINSSTLTYTSYSVTGLSANTMYNMTVRAKDAAGNESTSAVFPVTTISSVAASESFSVRTVIDRQRMPHDLVYGPDNNIWYTERFGGTVSFVNPATGAKRIVLTLGSKMVRVGGQDGLMGLALHPAFSTGKPFVYIAYTYQSLSATVRRMRIERYSYDAFSQTLIDPVTILENIPGSNDHNSARLAVGPDEKLYFSVGDMGAGQYDNISRANNAQNLSILEGKILRLNTELISGSWIPADNPFTSGGQPTAVYSLGHRNPQGLVWGNVNGTNILYSTEHGPFSDDEVNVVESGRNFGWPQVAGYCDGNYNGRNIGGFNVVSEQVNCATLNAKEPLRSIYPAVNPPSGGDNMLWPSMAPSGTEFYGSTAIPGWQNSVLVAMLKAGTITRYQLSNNGLQIISDTINYFRGMGRFRDVVVSTDGTKIYVATDSSGSTSGPTGNVTTTPANPGCILEFTFNGGAFRQFVQTTPVDNRVKEEKKDKTIDIYPNPATNFIVVYNYSTEAGRLIELFDVKGRRVKQQAANGLATRMETSELPAGMYVLRVTASSGTVLRTEKLIINR; encoded by the coding sequence ATGAAACGAATACTACTTTCTTTTCTCACCCTCGTGTTATTCCACCAACTTTCAGCCCAATGCGTAGGCATGGGAAGCATCAATTACCAGCAATGGAACAACGTAACGGGTGGCAACATCATTAATCTTACGTCTATTATTGGTTATCCGAACAATCCTTCTGTAACAGACATTCGCAGTTCTTTTGAAAACACTGCCAATGTTGGTAACAATCTTGGTGTAAGGATGTATGGTTATCTCTGTGTGCCAACAACCGGCACTTATACTTTCTGGATCGCTGCAGACAATGCAGGTGAATTATGGTTAAGCAGTACAGCTCTGCCGCTGAATAAAACAAGAATTGCTTACACGTCTAAAGCGTGTAAGTATCGTCAATGGAATGCTTCAACGTCACAAAAATCGGTGGGCATTTTATTAGTTGCAGGCGTAAAATATTATGTTGAAGCATTAATGAAAGAAACAACCGGCAGCGACAATCTTTCGGTTGGTTGGTCTAAACCGGGACAAAGCACATCTGCCCCAAGCGAAATTATTCCGGGTAGTAATCTTTCTACTGATCTTCTTTTTGATTCAGAGCCTCCATCTGCTCCTGCCGGCCTTGCAGCAGATTTCATCACAACATCTTCTTTTGTATTGAAGTGGAATGCCTCAACCGACAATGTTGGCGTTACAGGTTATGATATCTATCGCAATGGTGTTAAGATCAACAGCAGCACGCTTACATATACTTCTTATAGTGTAACGGGTCTTTCCGCTAATACGATGTACAACATGACGGTTCGGGCAAAAGATGCAGCAGGTAACGAATCAACAAGTGCAGTATTCCCGGTTACAACAATTTCATCTGTTGCGGCATCTGAATCGTTCAGTGTACGTACCGTAATTGACCGTCAGCGAATGCCACATGATCTGGTGTATGGTCCTGATAATAATATCTGGTATACCGAGCGTTTTGGAGGTACCGTTAGTTTTGTTAACCCTGCAACCGGGGCTAAACGTATTGTTTTAACCCTTGGATCAAAAATGGTGCGTGTTGGCGGACAAGATGGTTTGATGGGTCTTGCATTACACCCAGCATTCAGTACAGGAAAACCATTTGTATATATTGCTTATACTTATCAATCGCTCAGTGCTACTGTTCGCAGAATGCGGATTGAACGTTACAGCTATGATGCATTTTCACAAACGTTAATTGATCCGGTTACAATACTTGAAAATATTCCCGGCAGTAACGATCATAATTCTGCACGTTTGGCAGTTGGTCCCGATGAGAAATTGTATTTCAGTGTAGGTGATATGGGTGCAGGGCAGTATGATAATATCAGTCGTGCAAACAATGCACAAAATCTTTCAATCCTTGAAGGTAAAATCCTTCGTTTGAATACAGAATTAATAAGCGGTTCCTGGATACCTGCTGATAATCCATTCACAAGCGGTGGTCAGCCAACTGCTGTTTATTCACTTGGTCATCGTAACCCGCAAGGTTTGGTTTGGGGCAATGTAAATGGAACAAATATTTTATACAGCACAGAGCATGGTCCGTTTAGTGATGATGAAGTGAATGTGGTTGAAAGCGGAAGAAATTTTGGTTGGCCGCAAGTGGCAGGTTATTGCGATGGTAACTACAATGGACGCAATATTGGTGGCTTTAACGTAGTGAGTGAACAAGTGAATTGCGCAACCTTAAATGCAAAAGAACCATTACGTTCAATTTATCCGGCAGTAAATCCTCCATCCGGTGGCGATAATATGCTGTGGCCTTCTATGGCTCCATCAGGTACAGAATTTTATGGCAGCACGGCAATTCCCGGCTGGCAGAATTCAGTTTTGGTAGCGATGTTGAAAGCGGGCACCATTACCCGTTACCAGTTAAGTAATAATGGTTTGCAGATCATTTCTGATACCATTAATTATTTCCGTGGTATGGGTCGCTTCCGTGATGTGGTGGTGAGTACTGATGGAACAAAAATTTATGTAGCCACCGATTCAAGCGGTTCAACATCGGGCCCGACAGGTAATGTAACTACAACACCTGCAAACCCTGGTTGTATTCTTGAGTTTACTTTTAATGGCGGTGCATTCCGTCAGTTTGTGCAAACAACTCCTGTTGATAACAGGGTGAAAGAAGAGAAGAAGGATAAAACAATTGATATTTATCCGAACCCTGCCACCAACTTTATTGTTGTATATAATTACAGCACAGAAGCAGGACGCCTAATTGAACTCTTTGATGTGAAGGGACGCAGAGTGAAGCAACAGGCTGCTAATGGCTTGGCAACACGTATGGAAACAAGCGAATTGCCTGCAGGTATGTATGTACTTCGTGTTACTGCTTCAAGTGGTACAGTGTTACGTACAGAAAAGTTAATCATTAACCGATAG
- a CDS encoding DUF7849 domain-containing protein yields the protein MKLLIAHIALLLYSSVVFAQADTAVLVSQKENKVSFKASLPPLTQIPGAPKPFYTYLWDFGDGHFSTEENPEHVYAKEGDYEAVLYAVNNYDDGKKPGRKPKKVGVKQVNKSYLASVSPSEQNFFKANGFFELKYNCMAKPGDTMVLMAGWKNDVAVNGKVYLFINEKQFGQNSFDTAGFRLYNDAALINDKNAIASVRPFDNMLLTSSGSPASNFKEEKKFTGVESKTFLMNTLKGYSNVFAVDIKQATTDAQFMFTNLFVTPGMIKDTNATIIITGLFVPDTGGVYMHQLNIPIVTSHDPNKMNLNHGRLNYRTLKKSKSLSYKIRFQNDGEGPARKIKLAITLPSAMDPQTISIKDMSPYCLPCDSVPTRTGCWELVTNKDSAAFIFNGIYLPGTNQKGVNDKDSTKGFVEFDVKTKKKLDNLPFKGRTAIYFDKNEPVITNFATGKFKPALSPIVMAGYEMNLGENGLSDGVNIGVGIARLAPYKPYFQFELFSKYYQTTTAQQTFQRQGVVVIDGKNYDYRGYREQLRSRITRIGLVPLHLRYNFNDLLSAGTGVRVDADFAGSIDTSRTYLLSNFNGQVNFPYDLKRNSSIKTFSNAQFLPFVDLQFGKVRLGPQVGTRFYYGGTNRSYLYFYASWRL from the coding sequence ATGAAACTCTTAATTGCACATATCGCCCTGTTGCTTTATAGTTCGGTCGTGTTTGCACAAGCAGATACAGCCGTACTTGTTTCGCAAAAAGAAAACAAAGTTTCTTTTAAGGCAAGCCTGCCTCCGCTTACGCAAATACCCGGCGCACCCAAACCGTTCTATACCTATTTATGGGATTTTGGTGATGGTCATTTCAGCACCGAAGAAAATCCTGAACATGTGTATGCAAAAGAAGGAGATTACGAAGCTGTGTTGTATGCGGTGAACAATTATGATGATGGCAAGAAACCCGGCCGCAAACCAAAGAAAGTGGGTGTGAAGCAGGTGAATAAATCTTATCTCGCTTCAGTATCACCATCTGAACAAAATTTCTTTAAGGCAAATGGCTTTTTTGAATTGAAGTATAACTGCATGGCTAAACCCGGCGACACCATGGTATTGATGGCCGGCTGGAAAAATGATGTGGCAGTAAATGGCAAAGTGTATCTCTTCATCAACGAAAAACAATTCGGGCAAAATAGTTTTGATACAGCAGGTTTTCGTTTGTACAACGATGCTGCTTTGATCAATGATAAGAATGCAATTGCATCTGTTCGTCCGTTCGACAATATGTTGCTAACAAGCAGTGGAAGTCCTGCATCTAATTTTAAAGAAGAGAAAAAATTCACTGGCGTTGAAAGCAAAACGTTTTTGATGAATACATTGAAAGGTTACAGCAATGTATTTGCAGTTGATATTAAACAGGCAACCACCGATGCACAGTTTATGTTCACCAATCTCTTCGTTACTCCGGGCATGATAAAGGATACCAATGCAACCATCATCATTACAGGTTTGTTTGTGCCGGACACAGGTGGAGTGTACATGCATCAGCTCAATATCCCGATCGTTACGTCGCATGATCCTAATAAGATGAACCTGAATCATGGACGATTGAATTACCGCACGCTCAAGAAAAGTAAATCACTCAGTTATAAGATCCGTTTTCAGAATGATGGTGAAGGCCCGGCACGAAAAATTAAGTTAGCGATTACACTTCCTTCGGCAATGGATCCGCAAACGATCAGTATCAAAGACATGTCGCCTTACTGTTTGCCTTGCGATAGTGTGCCGACACGAACAGGTTGCTGGGAGTTGGTCACCAATAAAGACAGTGCAGCATTTATTTTCAACGGCATTTATTTGCCCGGTACGAACCAGAAAGGTGTGAATGATAAAGATAGCACCAAAGGTTTTGTTGAGTTTGATGTGAAAACAAAAAAGAAATTAGATAACCTTCCGTTCAAAGGGAGAACAGCTATTTATTTTGATAAGAATGAACCAGTGATCACCAACTTTGCTACAGGAAAATTTAAACCTGCACTTTCACCAATTGTAATGGCGGGTTATGAAATGAATCTTGGTGAAAATGGGTTGAGTGACGGTGTGAATATTGGTGTTGGTATTGCAAGACTTGCACCTTACAAACCATATTTTCAATTTGAATTGTTTAGTAAGTATTATCAAACTACCACTGCCCAACAAACATTTCAAAGACAAGGTGTGGTAGTAATTGATGGCAAGAACTATGATTACCGAGGTTACAGGGAGCAATTACGAAGCCGCATTACACGTATTGGTTTAGTGCCCTTGCATTTACGCTATAATTTCAACGATCTGTTATCGGCAGGTACCGGTGTGCGTGTTGATGCAGACTTTGCAGGTTCAATTGATACAAGCCGCACCTATCTGTTGAGCAATTTCAATGGACAGGTGAATTTTCCATATGATTTGAAAAGAAACAGTTCTATAAAAACATTCTCCAATGCACAGTTTCTTCCGTTTGTTGATCTGCAGTTTGGAAAGGTTCGTCTTGGTCCGCAGGTAGGCACCCGTTTTTATTATGGCGGAACAAACCGATCTTATCTCTATTTTTATGCTTCCTGGCGACTGTAA
- a CDS encoding RNA polymerase sigma factor produces the protein MEQAFLIDIQNNQNIIYKVCNLYRDRREDQEDLFQEIVYQLWKAYPGFKGEAKLSTWMYRIALNTAIAAYRKPKVDITYPEEIPDHVHYAAELNSSENEERLFRALRILTDAEKAVISLYLEDYSYQEIAGITGLTESNVGVRLNRIKSKLKERLN, from the coding sequence ATGGAGCAAGCATTTTTAATAGACATACAGAATAATCAAAACATCATTTACAAGGTTTGCAACTTGTATCGTGACAGAAGGGAAGATCAGGAAGATCTGTTCCAGGAGATCGTGTATCAACTCTGGAAAGCCTACCCGGGTTTTAAAGGCGAAGCAAAACTTAGTACCTGGATGTATAGAATTGCATTGAACACAGCTATTGCGGCTTATCGCAAACCAAAGGTTGATATTACATACCCCGAAGAAATTCCGGATCATGTGCATTATGCAGCAGAGCTAAACAGTTCAGAAAACGAAGAACGGCTGTTTCGTGCCCTGCGCATATTAACCGATGCAGAGAAAGCTGTGATCTCACTTTACCTCGAAGATTACAGTTACCAGGAAATTGCCGGCATTACCGGGTTAACTGAAAGCAACGTTGGCGTAAGATTGAACCGCATTAAATCAAAATTAAAAGAACGATTAAATTAA
- a CDS encoding amidase — translation MKRRDFLRNSTLAGATTLVAAACNTNTEEKKTTAIAEAADDLFELNELTIDEMQQKMVAGTYSSEQLTNLYLQRIAAIDKSGPTLNSVIELNPDAMSIAKQMDAERKAGKLRGPLHGIPVLIKDNIDTADKMMTTAGSLALAGHVATKDAFIVTKLREAGAVLLGKTNLSEWANFRSTKSCSGWSSRGGQTKNPYILDHNPCGSSSGSGVAVAANLCAVAVGTETDGSVTCPASVNGTVGIKPTVGLLSRSGIIPISATQDTAGPLARTVKDAAILLGAMTGVDANDVITKESEGKAVTDYTKFLDANALKGKRLGFEKKKYENQFLNRLLDIAIALMKQQGAEIIELEYLDKLNELGNAEFELMKFEFKDGLNKYLSTANASVKTIADVIAFNKTNEDKVMPTFKQETMVMSEAKAGLDSKEYKEAFEKSHVGSKKIIDALLQEHKLDALFGLTMGPACSIDTIYGDRWGDVFLTSPAAMSGYPHISVPCGMVYALPVGLSFFSTAYKEGELIALAYAFEQAGKHRQKPEFKKAFLDKA, via the coding sequence ATGAAACGTAGAGATTTTCTCCGCAACAGTACATTGGCCGGTGCCACCACATTGGTTGCTGCTGCCTGCAATACCAATACAGAAGAAAAGAAAACAACAGCGATAGCTGAAGCCGCTGATGATCTGTTTGAATTGAACGAACTGACGATCGATGAAATGCAACAAAAAATGGTGGCGGGTACTTACTCAAGTGAACAACTCACCAACTTATACCTGCAACGTATTGCGGCCATTGATAAAAGCGGACCAACGCTCAATTCGGTCATTGAACTGAACCCTGATGCAATGTCGATCGCTAAACAAATGGATGCGGAACGTAAAGCCGGCAAACTGCGTGGACCTTTGCACGGCATACCTGTTTTGATCAAGGACAATATTGATACAGCCGATAAAATGATGACAACAGCAGGGTCACTTGCATTGGCCGGACATGTTGCAACGAAGGACGCATTTATTGTGACGAAGTTGCGTGAAGCAGGTGCGGTGTTGTTGGGTAAAACAAATTTATCGGAGTGGGCAAATTTCAGATCAACCAAATCATGTTCGGGTTGGAGTAGTCGAGGTGGGCAAACAAAAAATCCTTACATCCTCGATCATAATCCATGCGGTTCAAGTTCGGGTTCGGGAGTGGCGGTTGCTGCCAATTTATGTGCGGTGGCAGTGGGTACGGAAACGGATGGATCGGTTACATGTCCTGCATCGGTAAACGGAACAGTGGGTATTAAACCAACAGTTGGTTTGCTGAGCCGCAGCGGTATCATTCCCATTTCTGCAACACAGGATACAGCTGGTCCGCTTGCACGTACGGTAAAAGATGCGGCGATTTTATTAGGGGCAATGACGGGTGTTGATGCGAATGATGTCATCACCAAAGAAAGTGAAGGCAAAGCAGTAACTGATTATACAAAGTTTCTTGACGCAAATGCATTAAAAGGAAAACGATTGGGTTTTGAGAAAAAGAAATATGAGAACCAGTTTTTGAATCGGCTACTTGATATAGCCATTGCACTCATGAAACAACAAGGTGCTGAAATAATTGAACTCGAGTACTTAGATAAACTGAATGAATTAGGGAATGCAGAATTTGAATTGATGAAGTTTGAATTTAAAGATGGATTGAATAAGTATTTGTCGACTGCTAATGCCTCTGTAAAAACCATTGCTGATGTAATTGCCTTCAACAAAACAAATGAAGACAAGGTGATGCCCACCTTCAAACAGGAAACAATGGTCATGAGTGAAGCAAAAGCAGGGCTCGACAGTAAGGAATACAAAGAAGCGTTTGAGAAAAGTCATGTTGGTTCGAAAAAGATCATTGATGCGTTGTTGCAGGAACATAAACTCGATGCATTGTTTGGTTTAACAATGGGGCCTGCCTGCAGCATCGATACGATATATGGAGATCGTTGGGGTGATGTGTTTCTTACATCGCCTGCAGCAATGAGTGGTTACCCACACATCAGCGTACCATGCGGCATGGTCTATGCATTGCCGGTTGGTCTTTCGTTTTTCAGCACGGCTTATAAAGAAGGCGAACTGATCGCTCTTGCATATGCGTTTGAACAGGCGGGAAAACACAGGCAAAAGCCGGAGTTTAAGAAAGCGTTTCTGGACAAGGCATAA